A single region of the Ziziphus jujuba cultivar Dongzao chromosome 10, ASM3175591v1 genome encodes:
- the LOC107410894 gene encoding pentatricopeptide repeat-containing protein CRR2, chloroplastic, with protein sequence MWVLHAPQPFQPPAASSSPQLSCVARSHTKPPLCSITLNPAIATAKDGANNNRLIQSLCKQGNLKQALHLLSREPNPTQHTYETLILSCIRHESLSHGLDVHRHLVHGGLDQDPFLATKLINMYSELDSIDNARKVFDRTRKRTIYVWNALFRALTLVGQGLEVLSLYRRMNELGVPSDRFTYTYVLKACVASECLNSLLWKGKEIHAHILKHGYEAHVHVMTTLVDMYAMLGCVAYAASVFDGMPTRNVVSWSAMIACYVRNERPFEALELFREMLNKTNDLSPNSVTMVSVLQACASLAALEQGKLIHGCILRRGLDSILPVFSTLVTMYARCGKLELGQRVFDQMENRDVVSWNSLISGYGIHGYGKKAIQIFKEMIYHGVSPSHISFISVLGACSHAGLVAEGKMLFDSMVKEHRIYPRMEHYACMVDLLGRANQLDEAAKVIEDMRIEPGAEVWGALLGSCRIHCNVELAEKASKRLFELEPRNAGNYVLLADIYAEAQMWDEVKRIKKLLEAPKLQKVPGCSWIEVRRKMYSFTSVDEFNVRSEQLHALLLKLSTEMKERGYVPQTKIVLYDLDEKEKERILLGHSEKLAVAFGLINTKSGETIRISKNLRLCEDCHSVTKFISKFANREILVRDLNRFHHFHDGVCSCGDYW encoded by the coding sequence ATGTGGGTTCTCCACGCTCCCCAACCCTTCCAACCCCCAGCAGCCTCCTCTTCCCCACAGTTGAGCTGCGTTGCTCGAAGCCACACAAAGCCACCACTTTGCTCCATAACCTTAAACCCAGCAATCGCTACTGCAAAAGACGGTGCCAACAATAACCGCTTAATTCAGTCTCTGTGTAAGCAAGGCAACCTCAAACAAGCTCTTCATCTGCTTTCCCGCGAACCCAATCCCACCCAACATACCTACGAGACCTTAATTCTTTCTTGCATCCGCCATGAGTCCCTCTCGCATGGGCTTGACGTTCACCGTCATCTTGTCCATGGTGGGTTGGACCAAGACCCTTTTTTGGCCACCAAACTCATTAATATGTACTCCGAATTGGATTCCATAGATAATGCACGTAAGGTGTTTGATAGAACTCGTAAGAGAACTATATATGTTTGGAATGCGCTTTTTAGAGCGCTTACGTTGGTAGGTCAAGGATTAGAGGTTTTGAGTTTGTATCGTAGGATGAATGAGCTTGGGGTTCCGTCTGATAGGTTTACTTATACGTATGTTCTTAAAGCTTGTGTTGCCTCGGAGTGTTTGAACTCCCTACTCTGGAAGGGTAAGGAGATTCATGCACATATTTTGAAACATGGGTATGAGGCCCATGTTCATGTTATGACTACTTTGGTGGATATGTATGCAATGCTGGGGTGTGTTGCTTATGCAGCTAGTGTATTTGATGGGATGCCAACGCGAAATGTGGTGTCATGGAGTGCTATGATCGCATGTTATGTGAGGAATGAGAGGCCCTTTGAGGCATTGGAGCTTTTCAGAGAAATGTTAAACAAAACCAACGATTTATCTCCCAATTCGGTGACAATGGTTAGTGTTCTTCAAgcttgtgcatctcttgccgctCTGGAGCAGGGGAAGTTGATTCATGGATGTATCCTTAGAAGGGGTCTTGATTCAATCTTGCCAGTTTTCAGTACACTTGTGACAATGTATGCAAGATGTGGTAAGCTTGAGCTGGGCCAACGTGTTTTTGATCAGATGGAAAACAGGGATGTGGTTTCGTGGAATTCCTTGATTTCAGGTTATGGGATTCATGGATATGGGAAGAAGGCGATTCAAATTTTTAAGGAAATGATCTACCATGGAGTATCACCAAGTCACATATCATTCATCAGCGTTTTAGGGGCTTGCAGTCATGCAGGGCTTGTTGCAGAGGGGAAGATGTTGTTTGATTCTATGGTTAAAGAACACAGGATATACCCTAGGATGGAGCATTATGCTTGTATGGTGGATCTTCTTGGTCGGGCCAATCAGTTAGATGAAGCAGCCAAAGTTATAGAAGATATGAGAATTGAACCAGGAGCCGAGGTTTGgggtgctcttcttggctcgtGCAGGATTCATTGTAATGTTGAACTCGCAGAGAAAGCAAGCAAAAGGCTATTTGAGCTTGAGCCAAGGAATGCTGGGAATTATGTACTTCTAGCTGATATTTATGCTGAGGCCCAGATGTGGGATGAGGTAAAGAGAATAAAGAAGCTCTTAGAAGCTCCAAAATTACAAAAGGTCCCTGGTTGTAGCTGGATTGAAGTTAGAAGGAAGATGTACTCATTCACGTCTGTTGACGAGTTTAACGTGCGGAGTGAGCAGCTCCATGCATTGTTGCTAAAGCTGTCAACAGAGATGAAGGAGAGGGGATATGTACCCCAAACGAAAATTGTGCTCTATGATCTCGATGAAAAAGAGAAGGAACGGATTTTATTAGGCCACAGTGAAAAGTTAGCAGTTGCCTTTGGACTAATTAATACCAAGAGTGGGGAAACCATTAGGATCTCCAAGAACTTAAGGCTATGTGAAGACTGTCATTCTGTCACAAAGTTCATTTCCAAGTTTGCAAACAGAGAGATTCTCGTTCGAGACTTGAATCGTTTCCACCATTTTCACGACGGAGTTTGTTCATGTGGGGATTACTGGTAG
- the LOC107410908 gene encoding uncharacterized protein LOC107410908, with translation MKSKTTTCFCIPGRKQRDEKHSGSHSKSSRSGKSRSRHGSSSSDGHAEGTTNTGSSSDGAAVGMAVVMMTTTNAATISGNDGGSSHGGGGGGGDGGGGGCDCRDS, from the exons ATGAAGAGCAAAACTACCACTTGTTTTTGCATTCCAGGTAGGAAACAGCGAGATGAGAAGCATAGTGGATCTCATTCAAAATCAAGTCGAAGTGGGAAAAGCAGATCAAGGCATGGTTCATCATCTTCTGATGGTCATGCTGAAGGTACCACCAATACTGGAAGTAGTAGCGATGGAGCTGCTGTTGGCATGGCTGTTGTTATGATGACCACCACCAACGCCGCTACTATCTCTGGCAACGACGGTGGTAGTTCtcatggtggtggtggaggtggCGGCGATGGTGGTGGAGGTGGCTGTG ATTGTAGAGATTCCTGA
- the LOC107410912 gene encoding serine/threonine-protein phosphatase PP1 isozyme 2 — protein sequence MAQQGQGDIDPAVLDDIINRLLVFRHGRPGPGKQVQLMEAEIRQLCTVAREIFLQQPNLLELEAPIKICGDIHGQYSDLLRLFEYGGFPPSANYLFLGDYVDRGKQSLETICLLLAYKIKYPENFFLLRGNHECASINRIYGFYDECKRRFNVRLWKTFTDCFNCLPVAALIDDKILCMHGGLSPDLADLDQIRNLSRPTDVPDSGLLCDLLWSDPSRDVKGWGMNDRGVSFTFGADAVSEFLTKNDMDLVCRAHQVVEDGYEFFADRQLVTIFSAPNYCGEFDNAGAMMSVDESLMCSFQILKPGDKKSGSG from the exons ATGGCACAACAAGGGCAGGGTGACATTGACCCTGCCGTACTGGATGACATTATCAACAGGCTATTGGTGTTCCGCCATGGGAGACCTGGACCTGGCAAGCAGGTTCAGCTCATGGAAGCTGAGATCCGTCAGCTCTGTACTGTTGCCAGGGAAATCTTTCTCCAGCAGCCCAATcttcttgagcttgaagcacCCATCAAGATCTGCG GTGACATTCATGGGCAATATTCTGATCTTTTGAGGCTTTTTGAATATGGGGGGTTTCCTCCCAGCGCTAATTATTTGTTCCTAGGGGACTATGTGGACCGTGGCAAGCAGAGTTTGGAAACAATATGCCTTCTGCTTGCCTATAAAATTAAGTACCCTGAGAACTTCTTTCTGTTAAGAGGAAATCATGAATGTGCTTCAATTAACCggatttatggattttatgacgAATGTAAAAGGCGGTTCAATGTCAGACTTTGGAAGACCTTTACTGATTGTTTTAACTGTCTTCCTGTGGCTGCCCTCATAGATGATAAAATATTGTGCATGCATGGTGGTCTTTCCCCAGACTTAGCAGACTTGGATCAGATTAGGAACTTATCTCGTCCAACTGATGTTCCAGATTCTGGTTTGCTTTGTGATTTACTTTGGTCAGATCCAAGTAGAGATGTCAAAGGCTGGGGAATGAATGATCGTGGAGTCTCATTCACCTTTGGTGCAGATGCAGTGTCGGAATTCTTAACAAAGAATGATATGGACCTTGTTTGCCGTGCCCATCAA GTTGTTGAGGATGGATATGAATTCTTTGCTGACAGACAGCTTGTCACAATATTCTCTGCTCCTAACTATTGTGGTGAATTTGATAATGCTGGTGCAATGATGAGTGTAGATGAAAGCTTAATGTGCTCTTTCCAAATTCTCAAGCCAGGTGATAAAAAATCCGGGTCTGGTTGA
- the LOC107410889 gene encoding uncharacterized protein LOC107410889 — MESHHASLGRRTLEEIRQKRAAERLSKTSSGPDLTDVSNSNDVTEIRKSASGNRLPEIDFGNLVAQIKALEKKNAELEDLNKKFFSKLQSKDAENDVLQKRLNDLEQTVPSLRKALKDVAMEKDAAVVAREDFSAQLRTLKKRLKEAEEEQYRAEEDAAALRAELNLMQQQSMSSFGGIATLANSPDQMQTLEKELASLKSQLQQESLLRQQEQQRLAEEQAQTSTLMSEKQDLEEKLSMMSRTVSEIPEKVANKAFSVEDKEKLEKQLHDMAVVIERLESSRQKLLIEIDSQSSEIERLFEENSNLSSSYQEAIAAAKQWEDQVKDCLKQNEELRGILDKLRTEQAKIFVEPHRDGIDESGSSTYPTEVLSLKGQLAKEQSRAEALSSEVLQLSARLQQATQAYNGLARLYQPVLRNIESNLIKMKQDGSVIVR, encoded by the exons ATGGAATCACACCACGCATCTCTCGGCCGACGAACG TTGGAAGAAATTCGACAGAAGCGAGCCGCGGAAAGATTAAGCAAAACCTCTTCAGGACCTGATTTAACTGATGTTTCAAACTCTAACG ATGTTACGGAAATCAGAAAATCAGCGAGCGGAAATCGACTTCCTGAG ATAGATTTTGGTAATTTAGTAGCTCAGATAAAAGCCCTAGAGAAGAAAAATGCGGAATTGGAGGATCtaaacaagaaatttttttcaaag CTTCAAAGTAAGGATGCTGAAAATGATGTTCTACAAAAGCGATTGAATGATCTG GAACAAACTGTACCATCCTTGAGAAAAGCTCTGAAGGATGTTGCTATGGAGAAAGATGCAGCAGTTGTTGCACGG GAAGATTTTTCAGCCCAGCTCCGCACACTCAAGAAACGTCtaaaagaagcagaagaagagcAATACCGA GCCGAGGAAGATGCAGCTGCCTTGAGAGCAGAACTGAATTTGATGCAGCAACAATCAATGAGTTCATTTGGTGGAATAGCAACTCTTGCAAATTCACCTGATCAAATGCAAACATTAGAAAAGGAGTTAGCTAGTTTAAAATCTCAGTTGCAG CAAGAGTCACTGTTGAGGCAGCAGGAGCAACAGCGATTAGCAGAGGAGCAAGCCCAAACTTCTACTCTCATGTCCGAGAAGCAGGATTTGGAAGAAAAGCTTTCAATGATGTCTAGAACAGTATCAG AAATTCCAGAGAAAGTGGCTAACAAGGCATTTTCGGTG GAAGACAAGGAAAAACTTGAGAAGCAATTACATGACATGGCTGTAGTGATTGAGAGATTGGAAAGTAGTAGACAAAAGCTTTTAATAGAG ATTGATTCCCAGTCTTCAGAGATAGAAAGGCTCTTTGAGGAAAATTCTAATCTCTCAAGTTCTTATCAGGAGGCAATAGCCGCAGCAAAACAGTGGGAGGATCAG GTTAAGGACTGTCTTAAGCAAAATGAAGAGCTCCGTGGAATTCTTGATAAATTGAGAACTGAACAGGCTAAGATTTTTGTTGAACCCCACAGAGATGGGATTGATGAGAGCGGTTCATCTACATATCCAACAGAAGTTCTCTCCCTCAAG GGTCAACTTGCAAAAGAACAGAGCAGAGCAGAAGCATTATCATCAGAGGTATTACAGCTCTCAGCACGACTCCAACAAGCCACTCAAGCATACAATGGTCTTGCACGCCT CTATCAACCAGTGCTGCGGAACATCGAAAGCAATCTGATCAAGATGAAGCAAGATGGCTCTGTGATCGTGCGGTGA
- the LOC107410895 gene encoding DNA-directed RNA polymerase II subunit RPB7, producing the protein MFFHIVMERNMQLHPRHFGRNLRENIVSKLMKDVEGTCSGRHGFVVAITGIENIGKGLIRDGTGFVTFPVKYQCVVFRPFKGEILEAVVTMVNKMGFFAEAGPVQIFVSNHLIPDDMEFQSGDMPNYTTSDGSVKIQKDSEVRLKIIGTRVDATEIFCIGTIKDDFLGVINDPATA; encoded by the exons atgttCTTCCATATAGTAATGGAGAGGAACATGCAGCTCCACCCACGACACTTCGGTCGTAACCTCCGGGAGAATATCGTCTCCAAGCTCATGAAAGATGTGGAGGGCACTTGCAG TGGAAGACATGGTTTTGTGGTAGCAATAACAGGAATTGAGAACATCGGGAAAGGACTGATTCGTGATGGCACAGGTTTCGTGACATTCCCAGTGAAGTATCAGTGCGTTGTGTTTAGACCATTTAAGGGAGAGATCTTAGAAGCTGTTGTAACTATGGTAAACaag ATGGGTTTCTTTGCGGAAGCTGGACCTGTTCAAATCTTTGTTTCAAACCAT TTGATTCCAGATGATATGGAGTTCCAATCTGGGGATATGCCAAACTATACAACTTCAGACGGATCG GTTAAGATTCAGAAGGATAGTGAAGTGAGATTAAAGATAATTGGAACTCGTGTAGACGCTACTGAAATT TTCTGCATTGGTACCATAAAGGATGACTTCTTGGGTGTAATAAACGATCCTGCAACAGCTTAG